The sequence CGGCCAGCAGCCGGGCCAGGGCCATCCCGCAGCCCTCCTTGGCCTGGTAGAAGACCGCGTGCCGGTTCAGGCTCTCGGGGGCGTGGCGGCCGGCCGAGACGTGGTGCACGGTGGGCAGGGCCGCACGGGTGAAGAACATCCGGGCGGAGTCGGGGTCGGCGAGGTCGCGGTCCTGTTCGAGGTAGGGGTTGATGGCCTCCTCGACGGCGCGGATCTCGGGCTGGCGCGAGACGTGGCGCAGCGCGGCCATGAGGTCGCCCTCGACCTCGACGGCGCGCACCACCCGGTTGCCGTGCATGAAGAGCGAGGTGCGGCGCAGCCGGGTGTGGTCGTCGACGCGCGCGCGGGGCGACTCGTAGTCGGCGAGGAGCTTCGCGACGATGTCCTCGGTGCCCGGCTTGACGGTGAAGGTGAGCGCGTGGCGCACGACGCCGTCGCCGAGCCGGGGGGAGGTCTGGAGGCTGCCGCGGACCGGGTCCGGGACGGTCTCGAAGCCCTTGCCGGTCTCGCGCAGAACGCTGAAGCGCAGCGACCGGGTGTCGCGTACGCAGCTGTGCAGGGGCTGGACGGTCGCGACGTGCTCCTCGCTGTTGACCCAGGCGAGGAACGGCGGGGCGCTCTCCCACTCGCTGGTGATCAGCCACTGCGAGGGGTTCTCGATGGACTGGCACAGCTGGTCGCTGATGTGGCCGGGGACGGAGGCGATCTGGTTGCGCATGTGCTCGTACGCCTCGAGGAACTGGTTCTGCGCGCCCTCGTACAGGTCCAGCAGCAGCACGACGCGCAGCCTGGATCCGTCGAAGGCGGACTGTGAGATCCGTTCCGAAAGGGTGGTGGTCATCTGGCGAACTCCTTCGACGCGGTGAGGCGGGGACGCTGGGAGAGCCGGCCGGAGCTGTGGAGCCGTCGGCTGCCGAGGGGGATCGGTACGGGGAGCCCCGGCGATCACGCACGGCCCGCCCGGACCGAGGGCGTCGTCTCCGTGACCGATCGTGAAACGCTGGTCCGCCCGACGCGAGATTTATGAACCGTTCAGGTGAGCGGGCGCCCGAAGCGCTCCGGCCCGGCCCCCGGCCGGGCATGGACAGTGCATCTGTACGGCGTCGGAGCTGGAGCAACTGATGAACGAGAACGTCGACCTCCATGTACCCGTCCTCATCGTGGGCGGCTCGCTGGTGGGCCTGTCCGCGTCCCTTTTCCTCGGTCGGCTCGGCGTCGATCACCTGCTGGTCGAGAAGCACGCGGCGACCTCGACGCATCCGCGCGGCCGGGGCAACAACGTCCGGACGATGGAGGTGTTCCGCCGTGCGGGTGTCGAGCGGGAGATCCGGGCGGCCGCCTCGGTGCTCGCGGACAACCACGGCATCCTCCAGGCCGGCTCGCTGACCGGCGACGACCAGGAGTGGCTGTTCAAGGAGATCGACCCGGGCGGGGCGATCGCCCGGT is a genomic window of Streptomyces sp. NBC_00708 containing:
- a CDS encoding antibiotic biosynthesis monooxygenase, producing MTTTLSERISQSAFDGSRLRVVLLLDLYEGAQNQFLEAYEHMRNQIASVPGHISDQLCQSIENPSQWLITSEWESAPPFLAWVNSEEHVATVQPLHSCVRDTRSLRFSVLRETGKGFETVPDPVRGSLQTSPRLGDGVVRHALTFTVKPGTEDIVAKLLADYESPRARVDDHTRLRRTSLFMHGNRVVRAVEVEGDLMAALRHVSRQPEIRAVEEAINPYLEQDRDLADPDSARMFFTRAALPTVHHVSAGRHAPESLNRHAVFYQAKEGCGMALARLLAAHDEEAADDTGSPIDSSTIFQRDDVVVRLLEASGPLDAQPAQALGIHGPGKAARLARLLEGEANAVQATDQDAARFLARSEMRLITDRRAADS